The Virgibacillus dokdonensis genome includes a window with the following:
- the pstA gene encoding phosphate ABC transporter permease PstA encodes MKYVDTNQVQKNMNSRLIKNNILKFIFFLATIFGLIVLAVLIIRVIMQGASWINMDFLTNKLSTSPDRAGIMGAILGTFWLMLVVIPVTLILGVGTAIYLELYAKKGRFQGFVQTNIANLAGVPSIVYGILGMTIFVRALNFGNVVLAGGLTMSLLVLPIIIVASQESIRAVPQHLSEASYGMGATKWQTVKNIILPAALPGILTGSILSLSRAIGETAPLVVIGIPALLIPFPGGIMDKFTVLPMQIYYWTIDSSLVEEYANLAAATIIILLVLLFLLNATAIFIRNKFQKRF; translated from the coding sequence ATGAAATATGTCGATACGAATCAAGTCCAAAAAAATATGAACAGTCGTCTGATTAAAAACAACATCCTTAAATTTATATTTTTTCTCGCAACGATTTTTGGCTTAATTGTTTTAGCTGTGCTAATTATTCGTGTCATTATGCAAGGCGCCAGCTGGATTAATATGGATTTTTTAACAAATAAGTTATCTACTTCCCCTGACCGGGCTGGTATTATGGGTGCTATCTTAGGAACATTTTGGCTCATGCTCGTCGTCATTCCAGTTACGCTAATACTTGGCGTTGGGACAGCTATCTATTTGGAGTTGTATGCAAAAAAAGGACGTTTTCAAGGTTTTGTTCAAACAAATATCGCTAATTTAGCTGGTGTTCCATCCATTGTTTATGGAATTCTCGGAATGACTATCTTTGTCCGTGCCCTTAATTTCGGAAATGTCGTATTGGCTGGTGGACTAACCATGTCATTACTTGTCCTTCCGATTATCATCGTCGCTTCACAAGAATCCATTCGAGCCGTACCGCAACACTTAAGTGAAGCCTCTTATGGCATGGGAGCTACGAAATGGCAAACGGTTAAAAATATCATTCTCCCTGCAGCATTACCTGGTATTTTAACAGGGTCGATATTGTCTTTATCTCGAGCAATTGGCGAAACAGCACCGCTTGTTGTTATCGGTATACCTGCTTTACTTATCCCTTTTCCGGGTGGAATTATGGATAAATTCACGGTGCTCCCAATGCAAATTTATTATTGGACGATTGACTCTTCTTTAGTTGAAGAATATGCAAACTTAGCTGCGGCAACAATTATTATTTTGCTCGTATTACTGTTTCTTTTAAATGCAACAGCTATTTTTATCCGCAATAAGTTCCAAAAACGTTTTTAG
- the pstC gene encoding phosphate ABC transporter permease subunit PstC, whose amino-acid sequence MIAKKKNGKNLTSITEKVIPVLLFLIAAVSIFTTIGIVYTLLIETIEFFKRVPVMDFFTGTALKPLSQNPEFGVLPLINGTIISSIIAMLVAGPIGIMTAVFLSEYASERVRRTLKPMLEILAGIPTIVYGFFAFTFVTPLIREVFPSVEATNILSPGLVMGVMIIPMIASLSEDAMTSVPNAMREGALALGATKLEVTFRVVIPAALSGIIASFVLGISRAIGETMIVTIASGSSKNFTFDITQSMQTMTAYIVEVSGGEAPAGSTIYYSLYAVAMTLFVFTLLMNLLARYVSRKFREEY is encoded by the coding sequence ATGATTGCGAAGAAGAAAAACGGGAAAAACCTAACAAGCATAACGGAAAAAGTCATTCCTGTCCTCCTATTCTTGATTGCAGCAGTTTCTATCTTCACGACCATTGGAATTGTTTATACATTATTAATAGAAACGATTGAATTTTTTAAGCGTGTTCCCGTTATGGATTTCTTTACAGGAACCGCCTTAAAACCCTTAAGTCAAAACCCAGAATTTGGGGTACTACCACTTATTAACGGTACCATCATTTCTTCTATTATTGCCATGCTCGTTGCTGGACCAATTGGTATTATGACAGCTGTTTTCTTAAGTGAATATGCCTCAGAACGAGTAAGAAGAACATTAAAACCAATGTTAGAAATTCTTGCTGGAATTCCTACCATCGTTTATGGTTTCTTTGCCTTTACATTTGTTACACCGCTTATTCGCGAGGTTTTTCCAAGTGTAGAAGCGACAAATATTTTAAGCCCTGGACTCGTAATGGGTGTCATGATTATTCCTATGATTGCATCACTCTCAGAAGATGCAATGACATCTGTTCCCAACGCTATGCGTGAAGGTGCGCTCGCATTAGGAGCAACAAAGTTAGAAGTTACGTTTCGCGTCGTCATTCCTGCTGCGCTTTCTGGAATCATCGCATCTTTTGTCCTTGGTATTTCACGTGCGATTGGTGAAACAATGATTGTAACCATAGCTAGCGGAAGCTCGAAAAACTTCACCTTTGATATTACACAATCTATGCAGACAATGACTGCATATATTGTCGAGGTTTCTGGCGGTGAAGCGCCAGCTGGATCAACGATTTATTACAGCTTATACGCAGTTGCTATGACATTATTTGTATTCACACTGCTTATGAACCTACTTGCAAGATATGTCTCTCGTAAGTTCAGGGAGGAATATTAA
- a CDS encoding PstS family phosphate ABC transporter substrate-binding protein gives MKFKKYLMFLLIAALAVVIAACGSDSEGDNKNNNEEESSENTGSEGDSDSEKVEGSVVIDGSGTVFPLMAKLAEEYMGEKPDVSVEVSRAGTSAGFEKFLAEDGTDFNDASRVIKDEEKAKAEELGMEIKELKVALDGLTIVTHPDNDWATELTEDQVKGIFLGEYTNWSDVNPDWPEEKIQTYGPNENHGTYEFFYENILEEQDLVSDINLQQDYSTLVTLVAEDKNAIGFFGFGYYDNNKDKVQAVGIDFGDGAVEPSLDTIAEDGDYAGYTRPVFTYLNVDNAKEKPQVLDYALYIMNNVNEFAGETGFAPIPEEEAKTLVSELEALK, from the coding sequence ATGAAGTTCAAGAAGTATCTTATGTTCCTTCTAATCGCTGCTCTTGCAGTAGTAATTGCAGCATGTGGATCGGATTCTGAAGGAGATAACAAAAACAATAACGAAGAGGAATCATCTGAAAATACTGGCTCAGAAGGTGATAGTGATTCTGAAAAAGTAGAAGGCAGCGTCGTAATTGATGGATCTGGAACGGTTTTTCCTTTAATGGCTAAACTTGCTGAAGAATACATGGGAGAAAAACCAGATGTATCTGTTGAAGTTAGCCGTGCTGGTACAAGTGCAGGATTCGAAAAATTCCTAGCTGAAGATGGAACAGACTTTAACGATGCTTCTCGTGTAATTAAAGACGAAGAGAAAGCGAAAGCTGAAGAACTTGGAATGGAAATCAAAGAATTAAAAGTAGCTTTAGACGGTTTAACAATTGTTACTCACCCTGACAACGATTGGGCGACAGAATTAACGGAAGATCAAGTCAAAGGGATTTTCCTTGGAGAATATACAAACTGGTCAGATGTAAACCCTGATTGGCCAGAAGAAAAGATTCAAACTTATGGACCAAACGAAAACCACGGAACATACGAGTTTTTCTATGAAAATATTTTAGAAGAACAAGATCTAGTAAGTGATATTAACTTACAACAAGATTACTCAACACTTGTAACACTTGTAGCTGAAGATAAAAACGCCATTGGATTCTTCGGTTTCGGATACTATGACAACAACAAAGATAAAGTACAAGCTGTAGGCATTGACTTTGGCGATGGTGCTGTAGAGCCATCTCTAGACACGATTGCTGAAGATGGTGACTATGCTGGCTACACTCGCCCAGTATTTACTTACTTGAACGTTGATAATGCAAAAGAAAAGCCGCAAGTACTTGATTATGCCTTATATATTATGAACAATGTAAATGAATTTGCTGGAGAAACTGGCTTTGCGCCAATTCCTGAAGAAGAAGCAAAAACTCTAGTAAGTGAATTAGAAGCACTAAAATAA
- a CDS encoding endonuclease III domain-containing protein yields MKDLLTKCKNKVEGLVMGAIQQIYNKLYHCYGSQGWWPADTVFEMMIGAILVQRTNWSNVEKALCQLTPYLSPEQLEALPMEELEVAIRSSGFYRQKAKRIKAFLHWYKEYDYQLAHLRHVETETLRAELLSIHGIGAETANVLLLYAFQRPVFVVDAYARRIFARFGLDMPEKEQVFRLQVETECVLDTEGFKEFHALIVQHAKEHCKMKPICSGCPLVDECERRGV; encoded by the coding sequence ATGAAAGATTTATTAACGAAATGTAAAAATAAAGTGGAGGGCTTAGTTATGGGAGCGATTCAGCAAATATATAATAAATTGTATCATTGTTACGGCTCGCAAGGATGGTGGCCTGCGGATACGGTGTTTGAAATGATGATAGGAGCAATTCTTGTTCAGCGAACAAATTGGAGTAATGTAGAGAAGGCGTTGTGTCAGCTCACCCCTTATTTATCACCAGAGCAATTAGAAGCGTTACCCATGGAAGAATTAGAGGTAGCAATTCGTTCAAGTGGTTTTTATAGACAAAAGGCAAAGCGAATAAAAGCTTTTCTTCATTGGTACAAAGAATATGATTATCAACTTGCTCATTTGCGACATGTAGAAACAGAAACGTTGCGAGCGGAGTTATTAAGTATACATGGTATTGGCGCTGAAACAGCTAATGTCTTATTACTTTACGCATTTCAACGTCCTGTTTTTGTTGTTGATGCTTATGCTCGTAGGATTTTTGCTCGATTTGGTTTGGACATGCCGGAAAAGGAGCAAGTGTTTCGGCTTCAGGTGGAGACGGAATGCGTATTAGATACAGAGGGCTTTAAGGAATTTCATGCTCTAATCGTGCAGCATGCGAAAGAGCATTGTAAAATGAAGCCGATTTGTTCAGGCTGTCCGTTGGTTGACGAATGTGAGCGAAGAGGTGTGTAG
- a CDS encoding P-II family nitrogen regulator: MKKPKQKLIVTIVKKEQAKKVIRASKEAGARGGTTLFGRGYRTNEKERFLGIPIEREREIILTLVEEEIYPEVMQAIIDSVHLNKPRQGIGFVIDTKKITGTQHLLGLEDNDNEPHEGDVELKMEEKIMYDLIITVVNKGNSEKVVDASKKAGAEGGTILNGRGTGIHEKAKLFNILIEPEKEVVLTLISKDKTNAVLKAIEEEAELNTAGKGIAFVIDVDQTIGINHVLNQMVNEKLYGK, from the coding sequence ATGAAGAAACCGAAACAAAAACTCATCGTTACGATCGTTAAAAAAGAACAAGCCAAGAAGGTCATACGTGCTTCTAAGGAAGCTGGTGCCCGCGGCGGAACGACTCTATTCGGAAGAGGTTATCGAACAAATGAGAAAGAACGGTTTCTCGGCATTCCCATTGAACGAGAAAGGGAAATCATCTTAACTCTCGTTGAAGAAGAAATTTATCCCGAGGTTATGCAGGCAATTATTGATTCCGTCCATTTAAACAAACCAAGACAAGGGATCGGGTTTGTCATTGACACAAAGAAAATTACCGGTACACAGCATTTATTGGGTTTAGAAGACAATGATAATGAACCGCACGAAGGAGATGTGGAGCTGAAAATGGAAGAAAAAATCATGTATGATCTAATTATTACCGTTGTCAATAAAGGAAATAGTGAAAAAGTAGTCGACGCTTCTAAAAAAGCTGGCGCTGAAGGTGGGACCATTCTAAACGGACGAGGAACTGGCATTCATGAAAAAGCAAAGCTGTTTAATATTCTCATTGAACCAGAGAAAGAAGTCGTCCTCACTTTAATTAGTAAAGATAAGACAAATGCTGTTTTAAAAGCGATAGAAGAGGAAGCAGAATTAAATACAGCCGGCAAAGGGATTGCTTTTGTCATTGATGTTGACCAAACAATTGGTATTAATCATGTGTTGAATCAAATGGTTAACGAAAAATTGTATGGTAAATAA
- a CDS encoding DUF1538 domain-containing protein, with product MNIKVFQGFGQTMSEVAIALLPLIVLFAIFQLFFLKLGVRKLLDITLGILLTFLGLSFFLQGVHIGFLPIGEEFGKSLGSIDHTWILIPIGFVLGFFATYAEPAVRVLIQQVEKASSGYIPEKVLLYTVSIGVGLSVALSMVRILAGFSIWFFILPGYILALVMVKYASKTFTSIAFDSGGVATGPMTATFILAMFVGIASVTEGRDPLLDGFGMVALVALAPILSVLTLGILYSRKEKEQYVHEETETKTHRYDR from the coding sequence ATGAATATAAAAGTCTTTCAAGGGTTTGGACAAACAATGAGTGAAGTCGCCATCGCGCTTTTGCCGTTAATTGTATTATTTGCTATCTTTCAATTGTTTTTCTTAAAGCTCGGCGTGCGTAAGTTACTAGATATTACGTTAGGGATCTTACTAACATTTCTTGGACTTTCTTTTTTCCTCCAAGGCGTTCATATTGGATTTTTACCGATTGGAGAAGAATTCGGAAAGAGCCTCGGCTCCATTGATCATACATGGATTTTGATCCCGATTGGCTTTGTGCTCGGCTTTTTTGCCACTTATGCCGAGCCAGCAGTCCGTGTACTCATTCAACAAGTAGAAAAAGCTTCTAGTGGATACATACCTGAGAAGGTTCTACTCTATACTGTTTCTATTGGTGTTGGCTTATCTGTTGCTTTGTCCATGGTTCGTATTCTTGCTGGTTTCTCGATTTGGTTTTTTATCTTGCCTGGTTATATTCTGGCGCTAGTTATGGTAAAATACGCATCGAAAACATTTACATCGATTGCGTTTGATTCCGGAGGGGTTGCTACAGGCCCAATGACTGCAACATTTATTCTAGCAATGTTTGTTGGGATTGCTTCCGTCACCGAGGGACGAGATCCATTGCTTGATGGGTTTGGTATGGTTGCACTTGTAGCTTTGGCTCCTATTTTATCTGTTCTCACATTAGGTATCTTATATAGCAGAAAGGAGAAGGAGCAGTATGTCCATGAAGAAACCGAAACAAAAACTCATCGTTACGATCGTTAA
- a CDS encoding DUF1538 domain-containing protein, with protein sequence MDNIKETIVEVVQSILPITIVITLLQFTLIWLPIETFIQFLIGVFMVGIGLILFLLGVNIGMLPVGEMIGSALSKTKMVWLILFFGVLLGSVVTIAEPDVRVLSTQVDQVSNGEISKTVLILAVALGVGIFVGLSLMRIIFSIPITYILAGGYGLIFILAAFTPSSFVPISFDAGGVTTGPLTVPFIMALGVGVASVLRGRSASQDGFGLIALASLGPILSVLILGVIYG encoded by the coding sequence ATGGACAATATAAAAGAGACGATTGTTGAGGTTGTTCAGTCAATTCTACCGATTACAATCGTAATTACCCTTCTACAGTTCACACTCATATGGTTGCCTATAGAGACATTCATACAATTTTTAATTGGGGTTTTCATGGTAGGAATAGGATTGATTCTTTTTCTATTAGGCGTTAATATTGGCATGCTTCCTGTTGGTGAAATGATTGGCTCTGCCTTATCAAAAACAAAAATGGTATGGCTCATTCTCTTTTTTGGGGTTTTATTAGGCAGTGTCGTTACGATTGCTGAGCCTGATGTGCGTGTTTTATCTACACAGGTGGACCAAGTTTCGAACGGAGAAATTTCTAAAACAGTTCTTATCCTAGCTGTAGCGTTAGGTGTAGGAATATTTGTCGGTTTATCACTTATGCGAATTATTTTTTCCATACCTATTACATATATCCTTGCTGGTGGTTATGGACTAATATTTATTCTAGCGGCTTTTACCCCTTCTAGCTTTGTGCCAATATCCTTTGACGCTGGTGGCGTTACAACTGGTCCATTAACGGTGCCGTTTATTATGGCGCTTGGAGTCGGAGTCGCTTCTGTTTTACGAGGAAGGTCAGCCTCTCAGGACGGCTTTGGTCTCATTGCTTTAGCTTCTCTTGGTCCTATTCTTTCGGTGTTAATTTTAGGAGTGATTTACGGATGA